The nucleotide sequence GACCGCGGCCGTCGCCCGGCGCGGTCGACAAACGCGCGGCCTGGGTGCGGGCGGCCGACGCGCTCGGCATCGACGACCCGGGCCGCGCCCTGGAGGGCGCGTCCGACACCCGACTCCGCGAGTACCGCGACCGGTGGGCTCGGGAACTCACGTGGGCCCCGCCCTTCGTGGCCGACCGGCTGCGCCGGGCCCACGCCGAGAACGAGGGGCTGCGCGACGACGGAGTCGAACTGTCGCTCAGGCTCACCCGGACGAAGGACCGCGCGCGACGCGCCGTCCTCCGCGACCGACTCGCCGAATCCGAGCGCCGCCGTCACGAGCTGGAACGCCGCCTGCGACACCTGGAGCAGGTCCACGCGGCCCGCGGCCGGTGGGCCGCCGCGACATCCGAGGCACGCGACCGGGCCCGCGCCGCGGACGAGATCCTGGCCCACCGGCACCCGGACACCGAGGCCCGCGAGGCCGCTCCCGCGAGCCCCGACCCCGGCACCCCCGCGAACCTGCGCCAGGCACGCCGCGCCGCGGCCCGCGCCGTCCGGGTCATCGACACCGGCACCTCCCCCCTCACCCCCACCGCGACCCCTGCCCCCGCGCAAGGCCTCCGCCTGACCAAGCAACTCCGCATGAGCCCCTGACCGCGACGCCGGCGGTCCGCACCCCTCCGCTACCCGCGGGTCCCCGCGCGCGGCGAGGCAACTCGGCGCGCGCCCGGCCGTGACGACGACCGCCGCCGCCTACGCGTCCTCGCCGCCGCCCCCTTCGCCCGCGGGCCCGCACCGCCCCGGCCGCGGCGCGCTTGCCCCCGGCGCGCCAGCTCCGCTCGCGCTCCTCACCGCGTCGTACGGTCGCGAAGAGCCCGTCAGACGCATGGACTTGGCCCACCCCGATGCGTTCGACGCGGCAAGCCGCCACCACGGAGGACGCGGATCGGCGGTCACCGTCCCCCGATCCGAGTCCGGCTGGTCTTCGACGCCACGTCGGCGGGCGCGCACCGCCGCCACGACGCCGTGCTGCGCGCCCTGGGCCGCACCGTGGTCGATCTGCCCCACCGCGCTCGGCCTCTACGGATCGGGGCCACCATCCCCGACCCGACTGCGACCTGACCCCACCGCGCTCGGCCCCAGTCGGATTGGGGCCACCGTCCCCGATCCGACTGAATCCGACGTACCCGCCCCGACGTCCGACCCCACCGAACAGCCCTTCCACCTCAGGGGATTGGAAGCGAAGCAAGATAGTGGTTCAGGTCCCCTGATCGGGGCGGCCGGCCGCGGGCGCGGGCCGCTCACGGCACCCGCGGCGCGGTGAGCCGCTGCGCGGCTCAGGGGTGGGGGGCGGTCGGGGCCGGGGGCGGCGCGCGGTCGCGCGCATCGGACGCGCAGTGCTGCCGTGCCGCTGCGCGGCACCCGCGGGGGTTGCCGCGGGCGTCTTTAGCCACCTCCCCGCGGCGGGTCCCTCGCCGTATGCCTCCAGGGGGCCAGACCGGGCTTTATCGGGCAGCCCAGGTGCTGCCCGGTCTTCGCTGACGAGCGTACGGCCCCCTGGAGGCACACGGCCCCGCCACGGGCAGGCCACCGGCCAAACACGCCGGTCCGCCCGTCGGAAGGATCTTGGAATTCTTCCAACCATCTGGTTTGGGGCTTGGCCCGGGTGGGCAAACTTATCTATGTAAGCCCGAAAACCCGGAAGGGAGAACGCAAGTGTCAGACGACACGCACAACCTCTACGAGGCCATCACGCGCCAGGCCACCGCCTTACAGCCCTGGCTGTGGGACATCCGCAACACCCTCCACCGTCGGCCCGAGCTGGCGTGGGAGGAGTTCGCCACGACCGAACTCATCTGCGCTTCCCTGCGGAGCCTGGGGCTGGAGCCCCGCGTCATCCGCGACGGAGTGGGCGTGGTCGCGGACATCATTCCCGAGGGGATGACCGGAGTCCCGCCCATCGCGCTGCGCGCCGACATCGACGGGTTGCCCATGAACGACCTGTCGCCGAAGGCGAATCGGTCACGGGTCCGGGGCAAGGCACACGCGTGCGGGCACGACGTGCACACCACGTCGTTGATCGGCGCGGCGCGCGTGCTGGTGGAGCTGATGAAGGCCGGACTTCTCCGGCGCCCCGTACGGCTGCTGTTCCAGCCGTCCGAGGAGCGGCAGCAGCCGAGCGGCGCGTCCGTGGTCGTGGACCTCGGGTTCCTGGACGACGTCACGGACGTCTACGCGCTGCACTGCACCGCGCACCTGCCCATCGGTCGGTTCGGCGTCCGCGAGGGCGGTGTCACGTCCGCGTGCGGAATGCTCGAACTCACGGCGAACGGGCCGGGCGGTCACACCGCGCGCCCCTTCCAGACCGCCAATCTCGGACGCGAGGTCGCGCGGGTGCTGTTCCAGCTCCCGGATGATCTCCTGCGGAGCTACGACCCCCGGGCGACCCTGTCCCTGGAGTTCGGCACGGCGACGTTCGGGAACGGCGCGGCGAACGTCATCCCCTCGGAGGCGATCATGCGCGGCACCGTCCGTACCCCCGAGGTGGAGCGGTGGCGCAACGCCGAGGCCGACATCAGGACCGCACTCGACCGCATCACGCGTGGGCGCGGGGTGGAGTGGGAGATCAACTACACGCCCGGAGTGCCGCCCACGTTCAACACGAAGACCGGTCACAGCGCGTCCGTGATCGAGCGACTGTGGGACGCGGACGCGGTGCGGCCCACGGAACAGTCTCTCGGCGGTGAGGACTTCGGCAACATGCTGGAGGCCGTCCGCAAGAACGGCGGCGGGGGCAACCTCGTGCGGATGGGCGTCCGCCCGCTGAACGTTCCGGCCGAGGAGGCGGCGGACATCCACCAGTCGAGGTTCGACCCCGACCCCGGGTCCGTGGCCTACGGCGCCGCCTACCTGGCCGGTGTCGCGGCGATACCGACCACCTGACGGACGGTGGCGGGGGGCACCGCCCCCCGCCACCCCCCCGTGGGCGGGCCCCTGCACCCGCCCACGGGGGCCGATCTCCGCTGTCAACCAACCGTCAAAGCCCAGTACACCTATGCATCATCATCGCCCGAGCGAAGGATCCGGTCCCGTGACCGCCGAAGACACCGACGAGTTCGACCGCCGCTGGGCGGCTGCCCCGCCGCGGCTCACCCGCCGCGACATCGCCCGGCTGGCCGACCGCAGTCTCGCCGCGGTCCGCAAGTGGGTCGTGGAGGAGGGGTTCCCCGCGGCCCTCCCGGAGCGCGGCCCCCAGGGCACGACGTACTACCCCAGGGACGCCGTCGCGGCGTGGGTGCGCACGGTCGCCACAAGCCCGCACCGGCGCGGCGACCGCCTGGCGCTGCCGGCCGCCGCGGGACGTTCCGAGAACGCCGCGGACACCGGCGAAAACGCGCTGACCGCGGCGGAGTTGGCCGCCCGGTACGGCATCACGCGACGCGCACTGAACTACTACGCCCGCCGCTACGCGTCCGCGCCCGACCCCTTCCCACCCGCTGACCCCACCGGCCGCCGCCCCTCAACCGCCGTAGACGCCTGGCTCCACCGCCACCACAGCCACCCCCCACCCCGAGGCAACCCCCCGAAAGCCCGCAAATCAACCCCCACTACATAACCGCGCCCCCGCCCCCGGAGCGTGCGATGCCCCCACAACACGCGACGAAGTCGCGCGGAAAATGACAAAGGCGACCAAGTCTACGCTTTCTGCAGACATGGGTCGCCCGAGCTTTTGGTGCGCCGCCAGGGACTCGACCCCCGGACCCGCTGATGAAGAGTCGGCTCCATGCGCTCAGTTGGCATCAAGTTCGGGCCATCGGACGCGTCTTGTTCCGAAATGGGTGGCAAATGGCCTGGCGGTGCGGCGTACTTACGCGTGGCGCTCCCGAACGGCGGCTCCCACCATGCTCCCACCACCGCCGTGCACCGGGTTCCGTCGGTGAGAGCCGTCCCGTCCCGGGATCCGGTCGGCATCGTCGCGTGGTGTTCGAGTTCTGGGACGGAGATCGTGGGCGTGCGTTGCGCGCGGCATGCTGGTCCGGCGGCTGCGGCGCTCGGGTGACGGTTCCGGAATCCGAATGAACCCGGTGCCTCGGCTCCCCCTCAGCGTTCTCCGGCCAGTTGCTCGGCGAGTTCGCGTGCGCTGGAAGGTACGCCGCGGGTGGTCATGCCGTACTGCGGGTGTGCCTGGTCCATGGTGGGGAGGCGGTTCGGGGCGCGTTGCGCGGGTGCGCGTTCCAAGACGGTGGTGCCGGTCTCCGCTTCCAGAGTCGGCGCGTATCCGGCGCCGCGCAGTGCGGCCAGCGTGTCTTCCGGTGGCGCGGTGGAGATCAGCACCGTCG is from Yinghuangia sp. ASG 101 and encodes:
- a CDS encoding amidohydrolase produces the protein MSDDTHNLYEAITRQATALQPWLWDIRNTLHRRPELAWEEFATTELICASLRSLGLEPRVIRDGVGVVADIIPEGMTGVPPIALRADIDGLPMNDLSPKANRSRVRGKAHACGHDVHTTSLIGAARVLVELMKAGLLRRPVRLLFQPSEERQQPSGASVVVDLGFLDDVTDVYALHCTAHLPIGRFGVREGGVTSACGMLELTANGPGGHTARPFQTANLGREVARVLFQLPDDLLRSYDPRATLSLEFGTATFGNGAANVIPSEAIMRGTVRTPEVERWRNAEADIRTALDRITRGRGVEWEINYTPGVPPTFNTKTGHSASVIERLWDADAVRPTEQSLGGEDFGNMLEAVRKNGGGGNLVRMGVRPLNVPAEEAADIHQSRFDPDPGSVAYGAAYLAGVAAIPTT